From the Gouania willdenowi chromosome 19, fGouWil2.1, whole genome shotgun sequence genome, one window contains:
- the LOC114481237 gene encoding LOW QUALITY PROTEIN: hyaluronan-binding protein 2-like (The sequence of the model RefSeq protein was modified relative to this genomic sequence to represent the inferred CDS: inserted 1 base in 1 codon; deleted 4 bases in 3 codons; substituted 1 base at 1 genomic stop codon) codes for MLAAGALLLFLSAVTVHGVDLTVEDYYYDYTDTPTDAPTDLWDPSDWLFDLLDLPNACDPNPCFNGGSCTQSRSNRNFECSCPQPYMGKRCQKVKNVCENVKCGSGDCIVNLNKNPFYECKCRPPFQGPDCKTLPANPCEPNPCKNGGSHXKXRRFRCVCQNGFTGKFCGTAASDCYNGNGETYRGVVSTTEGGDECLDWHSFFITQNGEDPFVTYSDFNALDSNYCRNPDGDDKPWCFFKKNRRLSWEYCKVKKCTESDPTAPPNHNWPVFECGKSQPVRQSRIHGGSKVFPGAHPWQVSLQERDKGSSGGFGHICGGILLSSCSVLTAGHCISPNKEYQVVVGGVNILRQEEMDQTIPVLDVTVHENYRATPSAVYNDIALLKLKVTDSPYCAKETRFVKAACLPQQPFPAGKECVISGWGATESQNYSPQLLNARVFLISEERCKSPQIYGSALDQSMLCAGVLQGGVDSCQGDSGGPLVCEKDGSYFITGVVSWGHGCAVRNKPGFYAKVHPFLDWIKRKMN; via the exons ATGTTGGCGGCTGGAGCCCTGCTCCTCTTCCTTAGTGCGGTTACTGTCCATGGAGTTGATTTGACT GTGGAAGATTACTATT ACGATTACACTGATACCCCAACTGATGCCCCCACTGATCTATGGGATCCCAGCGACTGGCTCTTTGACCTCCTGGACTTACCCA atgccTGTGATCCAAACCCTTGCTTTAATGGTGGTTCCTGCACTCAGAGTAGATCTAATAGGAATTTTGAATGTTCATGTCCTCAGCCGTACATGGGAAAAAGGTGCCAGAAAG tgaaAAATGTTTGTGAAAATGTCAAATGTGGTTCTGGTGACTGCATTGTCAACTTAAACAAAAATCCATTTTACGAGTGCAAGTGTAGACCTCCTTTCCAAGGGCCAGACTGTAAGACAC TGCCAGCGAATCCATGTGAACCCAACCCTTGCAAGAATGGAGGCTCCCATTAAA ACCGGCGTTTTCGCTGCGTGTGTCAAAATGGATTCACGGGGAAGTTCTGTGGAACCG CTGCCTCTGACTGCTACAATGGGAATGGGGAGACGTACAGGGGGGTTGTCAGTACAACGGAAGGAGGGGACGAGTGTCTGGACTGGCATTCCTTCTTCATCACACAGAATGGGGAGGATCCTTTTGTCACATATTCTGACTTTAACGCTCTTGACAGCAACTACTGCAG GAATCCTGATGGTGATGATAAGCCGTGGTGCTTCTTTAAAAAGAATCGAAGACTGAGTTGGGAATACTGCAAAGTCAAAAAATGCACTGAGAGTGA CCCTACCGCTCCACCCAACCACAACTGGCCAGTTTTCGAGTGTGGAAAATCCCAGCCC GTTCGTCAATCCAGGATTCACGGAGGCAGCAAAGTGttcccgggggcccacccctgGCAGGTGTCCCTGCAGGAGAGAGATAAAGGCTCCAGTGGTGGATTTGGTCACATCTGTGGTGGCATCCTGCTCTCATCCTGCTCCGTGCTTACAGCCGGACACTGCAT TTCGCCCAACAAGGAATACCAAGTAGTGGTGGGAGGAGTGAACATCCTGAGACAGGAAGAGATGGACCAGACCATCCCAGTCCTTGATGTTACTGTCCATGAGAACTACAGGGCCACTCCTTCAGCTGTTTACAATGACATTG CGCTCCTTAAGCTCAAAGTAACAGACAGTCCTTACTGTGCAAAGGAAACACGCTTCGTGAAGGCCGCGTGTCTCCCACAGCAGCCGTTCCCAGCTGGAAAAGAATGTGTGATCTCTGGCTGGGGAGCAACTGAGAGTC AAAACTACAGCCCGCAGCTGTTGAACGCCCGGGTTTTCCTCATCTCTGAAGAACGTTGCAAATCCCCTCAGATCTATGGAAGCGCACTGGATCAAAGCATGTTGTGTGCGGGTGTTTTACAGGGGGGCGTTGACTCCTGTCAG GGGGATTCTGGTGGTCCGCTGGTGTGTGAAAAGGACGGGTCGTACTTCATCACTGGTGTGGTGAGTTGGGGTCATGGCTGTGCTGTGAGG AACAAGCCTGGGTTTTACGCCAAAGTCCACCCA TTCCTCGACTGGATCAAACGCAAGATGAACTGA